One Penicillium oxalicum strain HP7-1 chromosome III, whole genome shotgun sequence genomic region harbors:
- a CDS encoding Mediator of RNA polymerase II transcription subunit 6 — protein sequence MASQSAPMEEIIWRSPQHVQMMGGYLHSNNILFYFAESPFFDPQSNNGTLATQATYNESLRHVVETRATFEGKLKQMQGLEFLVSFDPLEAAARSNPNRFDFEPNNIWVIRKQERRKRSGMEDEVTVLATYFVVGDTVYMAPSVASIVGNRILTAVTSISRLMKTASTLPIFTPSTGHTYLPPTARTTESGQQPSQPSKENTPMPDAPQPSVAETQISGKASLGVSTGSSSYQDIRNLAEAFRLFNQYGDEFMDEHPLTGEPGSFILSRAGETDRPAGAAAKVASKASLGTGVNTPAGIRARSTTPQVRIDTPGKLSDKGNTPPSSVENKLKKKKGRVVS from the exons ATGGCAAGCCAGTCAGCCccgatggaggagatcatcTGGAGGTCACCACAGCATGTACAGATGATGGGAGGGTACCTCCACTCCAACAACA TTCTCTTCTACTTTGCCGAGTCGCCCTTCTTCGACCCTCAGTCCAACAACGGTACCCTGGCGACGCAAGCAACCTACAATGAGTCCCTTCGGCATGTGGTCGAGACGCGCGCCACGTTCGAGGGCAAATTAAAGCAAATGCAAGGATTGGAGTTTCTCGTCTCGTTTGATCCGCTCGAGGCTGCGGCACGTTCGAATCCGAACCGCTTCGATTTTGAGCCGAACAACATCTGGGTGATTCGCAAGCAAGAACGGCGGAAGCGAAGTGGGATGGAGGACGAGGTCACTGTGCTCGCGACCTACTTTGTTGTTGGAGACACCGTCTACATGGCCCCCTCCGTGGCGAGTATTGTGGGGAATCGAATT CTCACGGCGGTCACATCCATCTCCCGACTCATGAAGACAGCATCGACCCTACCAATCTTCACTCCTTCCACCGGCCACACATATCTGCCTCCAACAGCGCGCACGACGGAATCCGGTCAGCAGCCCTCCCAGCCCAGTAAGGAGAATACACCCATGCCCGATGCCCCACAACCGTCCGTGGCCGAGACGCAGATCTCAGGCAAGGCTAGCCTCGGAGTTTCCACGGGCAGCTCCAGCTACCAAGATATCCGGAACCTGGCCGAGGCCTTCCGCCTGTTCAACCAATACGGCGATGAATTCATGGACGAACACCCTCTGACCGGCGAGCCCGGCTCTTTCATTCTATCACGGGCTGGTGAGACGGATCGTCCCGCTGGCGCTGCCGCAAAGGTTGCCTCCAAAGCCTCTCTGGGCACGGGGGTGAACACCCCGGCTGGAATCCGGGCACGATCGACCACTCCCCAAGTCCGAATCGACACGCCTGGAAAACTCTCGGACAAGGGCAACACTCCTCCGAGCTCGGTCGAGAATAAacttaaaaagaaaaaaggtcGTGTTGTGAGTTGA